Proteins co-encoded in one Yamadazyma tenuis chromosome 1, complete sequence genomic window:
- a CDS encoding uncharacterized protein (EggNog:ENOG503NUYQ; COG:U), producing MANVEKQTEKEVNPSELEAYTNLEDRVLILNDVVPKFDKPWYKHWWLIKLDIFLFGSILAQITSGFDGSSMNGLQSLPSWQSYFDHPKGAILGTMSNGPSIGTLICIPLSFWIIDYLGRKRVVLLGCCIIVIGAVIQGAAQNFGMFTGARILLGIGSCLSSAAAGPLLSETAYPTQRPAITALLLASWPFGSFVAAMVTWGPYRSSLKYNNWSWRIPSILQCFFPLLQILIVSFGPESPRWLISKGREHEARNFFVKYHAGGDENSKLVAFEMAEIKAILAQEQNQISSKFTEWFRSKQRLRRLFIVAAVPAMVQLCGNALISYYLSIVLTNIGITDSNDQLKINIGMTVYGLFWSVGVGINVDRFKRRKMFMTGFALMCVTYVIWTILSSLNQQQNFENKSLSSGVVAMIYLFSGFYHIASPVAMTYVMEVCPFHLRAQGSTIYQLSGNVIGFFNNYVNPIAMNAITWKYYIVWCIWLVVQICIVYFIFPETKGLGLEEIAQVFGEDVTEGLVAADQAIRGKENDLDSEPSKAEVEEVEYTSK from the coding sequence ATGGCTAACGTAGAAAAGCAAACCGAAAAGGAGGTTAACCCTTCCGAACTTGAAGCCTAtaccaacttggaagacAGAGTTTTGATCTTGAATGATGTAGTGCCCAAGTTTGATAAACCTTGGTACAAACATTGGTGGTTAATTAAATTGGATATATTTTTATTCGGATCTATTTTGGCTCAAATTACCTctggttttgatggttcGAGTATGAATGGGCTTCAGAGTCTTCCTTCATGGCAGTCATACTTTGACCATCCTAAAGGGGCTATCTTGGGAACCATGTCAAATGGGCCCTCTATTGGTACGTTGATCTGTATTCCTTTAAGTTTCTGGATTATTGATTATTTGGGAAGGAAAAGAGTGGTGCTTTTAGGATGCTGTATTATTGTTATTGGTGCTGTGATACAGGGGGCTGCTCAAAACTTTGGAATGTTCACCGGTGCCCGGATATTATTGGGAATTGGTTCATGTCTTTCCTCTGCTGCTGCTGGGCCACTTTTGAGTGAAACCGCATACCCAACCCAAAGACCTGCTATTACTGCTTTGTTGTTGGCTTCTTGGCCTTTTGGATCATTTGTGGCAGCCATGGTAACCTGGGGTCCTTACAGGTCTTCGTTGAAATACAATAATTGGTCTTGGAGAATTCCTTCTATTTTGCAATGTTTCTTccctcttcttcaaattttGATTGTGTCTTTTGGACCTGAGTCTCCAAGATGGTTGATCAGTAAAGGAAGGGAACACGAGGCTAGAAACTTCTTTGTTAAGTACCATGCTGGAGGAGATGAAAATTCAAAACTTGTGGCTTTTGAAATGGCTGAAATTAAAGCAATTCTTGCTCAAGAACAAAACCAGATTAGCAGTAAGTTTACTGAATGGTTCAGATCTAAACAACGTTTGAGAAGACTCTTTATTGTTGCTGCTGTACCAGCTATGGTTCAATTATGTGGTAATGCTTTGATTTCCTACTATTTGCTGATTGTGTTGACCAACATCGGTATTACCGATTCTAACGATCAGTTGAAAATCAATATCGGTATGACCGTCTATGGTTTATTCTGGTCGGTAGGTGTTGGAATAAACGTTGATAggttcaaaagaagaaaaatgTTCATGACAGGATTTGCCCTCATGTGTGTAACTTATGTGATTTGGACTATTCTTTCTTCACTTAACCAACAGCAAAACTTCGAAAACAAATCTTTAAGTTCAGGGGTGGTGGCCATGATCTACTTGTTTTCAGGTTTCTACCATATTGCATCACCTGTTGCTATGACCTATGTTATGGAAGTTTGCCCATTCCACTTGAGAGCTCAAGGATCCACTATTTACCAATTGTCTGGTAATGTGAttggattcttcaacaattaTGTCAACCCTATTGCCATGAATGCTATTACTTGGAAGTACTACATCGTTTGGTGTATTTGGTTGGTGGTCCAAATCTGTATTGTGTACTTTATTTTCCCTGAAACGAAAGGACTTGGTCTCGAAGAAATTGCTCAAGTATTCGGTGAAGATGTCACAGAAGGTCTTGTTGCTGCTGACCAAGCTATTCGTGGCAAGGAGAATGACTTGGACTCAGAACCATCCAAAGCtgaagtggaagaagttgaatacACTAGCAAGTAG
- a CDS encoding uncharacterized protein (COG:S; EggNog:ENOG503NZ89; CAZy:GH154) gives MFPWKNNKFETKRDLFEAHDELFEPLVPTFSKGGARVRIAAGGSSCSYAAAELEGYSRPLWGIVSYQLGGGEFQYWELYRKGLVSGCDPKGDEYWGDPEGYSQILVDMAAVAYALCRCKDHYWDPLEPSDKTVVIEYLQNVRTKEFAGNNWKFFKVLVDLALEKVGVDIETVSTEIYLEDIESMYLGDGWYGDGKDKKHRIDYYNGFAFHYYGLIYYKLKKHEDPERCARYLQRATEFSKQYIHWFDSEGAAIPYGRSLNYKFATVGFWGLYASVLDINDSPAIPWGVLKYVYLSHFKWWSKQPISNYGSKLLTLGYAYPNNFMTELYNSPQSPYWSMKAFTGLLMDESHPFWTATPQQHHLDTKYMDIIGMHFSHHQKNSIVLVNGPWHDEYQPEKYSKFAYSSRYGFGVITNHRSFKSAHLDNMIGFSFNNKEFWVREYYEAWVAANGVMVSKWSPTYDVTVQSYLIPGDEYHIRIHTIENGTSRQLFTKEGGFAVDMNSHKCDGETDERISKVTTATDYSIICNILGERTTLLCKTEPNANLVFSKALIPELHGIIAPNSKVTFGSIISANLLANGSFSIDDIKNAEKKANISFEGASGPLKRVFCNQ, from the coding sequence ATGTTCCCGTGGAAaaacaacaagtttgaaaccAAGAGAGATTTATTTGAAGCTCATGACGAGCTTTTCGAGCCGTTGGTACCAACCTTTTCTAAAGGTGGTGCCAGAGTTAGAATTGCAGCCGGAGGCTCGTCGTGCTCGTACGCAGCAGCGGAGTTGGAAGGATATCTGAGACCATTATGGGGGATTGTTCTGTACCAGCTTGGAGGTGGTGAGTTCCAGTACTGGGAACTATACAGAAAGGGGTTGGTCAGTGGGTGTGATCCAAAAGGCGATGAATACTGGGGAGATCCTGAAGGTTATAGCCagatcttggtggataTGGCAGCAGTAGCCTATGCACTTTGTAGGTGTAAGGACCACTATTGGGATCCGTTAGAACCTCTGGACAAAACGGTGGTTATAGAATATCTTCAGAACGTTAGGACCAAAGAATTTGCCGGGAACAACTGGAAATTCTTTAAGGTTCTTGTTGACCTTGCACTTGAGAAAGTAGGGGTTGACATTGAAACAGTTTCAACCGAAATATATTTGGAGGATATCGAATCTATGTACCTTGGAGATGGCTGGTACGGAGATGGTAAAGACAAGAAACATAGAATTGACTACTATAATGGGTTTGCCTTCCACTACTACGGTCTCATCTACTATAAGCTCAAGAAGCACGAAGATCCCGAAAGATGTGCACGGTATCTCCAAAGAGCCACCGAGTTTTCCAAGCAGTATATTCACTGGTTTGACTCTGAAGGTGCTGCTATTCCATATGGAAGATCCTTGAACTATAAATTTGCAACCGTTGGATTCTGGGGTTTGTACGCATCAGTGTTAGACATCAATGATTCACCTGCTATTCCTTGGGGTGTTCTTAAATACGTCTACTTGAGTCACTTCAAGTGGTGGTCGAAGCAGCCAATCTCCAATTACGGAAGTAAGCTCTTAACTCTTGGGTATGCTTACCCCAATAACTTCATGACAGAATTGTATAATTCACCGCAATCACCTTATTGGAGTATGAAAGCATTCACCGGCTTATTAATGGATGAATCACACCCCTTCTGGACAGCCACACCccaacaacaccacctAGACACCAAATACATGGACATTATTGGAATGCACTTttctcatcaccaaaaaaattcTATTGTGTTGGTGAATGGGCCTTGGCACGACGAGTACCAACCAGAAAAGTATAGCAAGTTTGCCTACTCTTCAAGATATGGATTCGGGGTGATCACTAACCACCGAAGCTTCAAGTCTGCCCATTTGGATAATATGATAGGGTTCAGTTTCAATAATAAAGAGTTTTGGGTTAGAGAATATTATGAGGCCTgggtggctgcaaatggAGTTATGGTGAGTAAATGGTCCCCAACGTATGATGTCACGGTGCAATCATATCTTATTCCAGGTGATGAGTACCATATTCGAATCCATACGATTGAGAATGGAACATCAAGACAAttgttcaccaaagaaggtgGTTTTGCAGTGGATATGAACAGCCATAAGTGTGACGGAGAAACTGATGAACGCATTAGTAAGGTCACTACTGCCACCGATTACAGTATAATATGCAACATATTGGGTGAAAGAACAACCCTATTGTGTAAGACTGAGCCCAATGCCAATCTTGTATTCTCCAAGGCGCTTATTCCAGAATTACACGGTATAATTGCACCCAACTCCAAGGTCACTTTTGGTAGTATTATCAGTGCTAACCTTCTTGCAAATGGGTCGTTTTCTATCGATGATATTAAAAACGCCGAAAAAAAGGCCAACATTAGCTTCGAAGGTGCTTCTGGTCCTCTAAAACGGGTCTTCTGTAATCAGTAA
- the ALG5 gene encoding dolichyl-phosphate beta-glucosyltransferase (BUSCO:EOG09264B2P; COG:M; CAZy:GT2_Glycos_transf; EggNog:ENOG503NTZC) produces METTTLFLVAAAVITILVMVYSTALFFAHSPRLPTPSELKYRTNDANNQHYDLPTRIDPAAEYVDHGVKLTVVVPCYNETKRLGNMFEECVEYFKTHDLTYEILIIDDESKDGTPDYALSLARKYELKPHTVKVVELTKNRGKGGAVTHGMLHASGEYVLFADADGATKFGDSEHLLEYLKAHTNPYGSIAIGSRAHMVNTEAVVKRSFIRNLLMYGLHTLVYVFGIHGVKDTQCGFKMFDFNSIKRIFPHMHTERWIFDVEILLLASYQGIDMKELPVNWQEIDGSKIDLVKDSINMAIDLVVTRVSYILGIYKLNMNGHSKTI; encoded by the coding sequence ATGGAAACAACGACGTTGTTCCTCGTGGCAGCGGCCGTCATCACTATCTTGGTAATGGTCTATTCCACTGCATTATTTTTTGCCCACTCCCCGAGGCTCCCCACGCCTTCTGAGCTCAAGTATAGAACCAATGATGCCAACAACCAACATTATGACTTGCCCACTCGAATCGACCCAGCTGCCGAATATGTTGACCATGGCGTGAAGCTCACCGTGGTGGTTCCCTGTTACAACGAAACGAAACGGTTGGGCAATATGTTTGAGGAATGTGTGGAATACTTCAAAACCCACGATCTCACGTATGAGATTTTGATAATCGATGATGAGTCCAAAGATGGAACCCCCGACTACGCGTTGCTGTTGGCCCGCAAGTACGAGTTGAAGCCTCACACCGTTaaggtggtggaattgACGAAAAACCGTGGAAAAGGAGGTGCTGTGACTCATGGTATGCTTCATGCCTCAGGTGAGTATGTGTTATTTGCCGATGCTGATGGAGCCACCAAATTTGGTGACCTGGAGCACTTACTCGAGTACTTAAAGGCTCATACGAATCCATACGGTTCTATTGCAATCGGCTCAAGAGCCCATATGGTTAATACCGAAGCGGTTGTAAAAAGGTCGTTCATCagaaacttgttgatgtacGGATTACATACGCTAGTGTATGTGTTTGGGATTCATGGGGTGAAAGACACCCAGTGTGGTTTTAAGATGTTTGACTTTAACAGTATCAAGCGGATTTTTCCTCATATGCACACAGAAAGATGGATATTTGATGTGGAAATTCTCCTTCTTGCTTCATACCAGGGCATTGACATGAAGGAACTTCCTGTCAACTGGCAAGAGATAGACGGACTGAAAATCGATTTGGTCAAAGACTCTATTAACATGGCTATTGATTTGGTGGTCACCAGGGTATCCTACATTTTAGGTATATACAAACTTAACATGAATGGCCATAGTAAGACTATTTAG
- the CET1 gene encoding mRNA-capping enzyme subunit beta (BUSCO:EOG09264P4J; COG:L; EggNog:ENOG503NXVE), with product MNVGSILNDDNPSDTEVSRPTSAIPKSVQSAEPPRQRNSIVSLLNDDKTPTPEKESSSSSLRQEIKEEPQLTQAGDSESRSVFKTSESATKPSPPANGHVKSEEQEEDEIKKLTKLKGKTKPKRYKTPPIWAQEWTTKSSNNSAARNPEESMDSLSLSEKSIFNTSTTSSVDLECSITGIIPPPSVTRRIAEWIYANFIEINEANRKYVELELKFGTIMDKVSRNRIAISVSTECIYTDASSIFFESGIHQVGFEDMLKFLEELEKTYQEDLKSQPPGKPRRKFNILETDVTDSIYYTRGRNEQPKSVRISKDNLLNPPRYTAINKQRISDLYIHNPSSMYDLRLSLSLENPVPNEEIESIMKKSKPSKVRIKQRNTFTHRPTITQFDFTRVTSPKESKNTQTGKRVIDNEKSYEVELEIDVAELFAGFDMFKSGTNAIRFEELVEVFINNARSLNNRVTKLAK from the coding sequence ATGAACGTTGGGTCGATATTAAATGACGATAATCCTAGTGATACCGAGGTATCGCGGCCGACTAGTGCCATTCCCAAGCTGGTTCAGTCGGCTGAACCTCCCAGACAAAGAAACTCGATTGTTAGCTTGTTGAACGACGATAAAACACCTACTCCAGAAAAAGAGTCTTCTTCCAGCAGTTTGAGACAAGAGATAAAAGAAGAACCTCAACTCACTCAAGCCGGAGACAGTGAATCCCGATCTGTTTTCAAAACCAGTGAAAGTGCCACGAAGCCGTCACCTCCCGCCAATGGCCATGTGAAGTCTGAGGAACAAGAAGAGGAcgaaatcaagaaattaACTAAACTCAAAGGAAAGACTAAGCCTAAGAGATATAAAACTCCTCCCATTTGGGCACAGGAATGGACAACTAAGCTGTCCAATAACCTGGCTGCTCGCAACCCCGAGGAGTCGATGGATTCGCTTCTGTTGTCCGAAAAGTCTATCTTCAATACCAGTACCACCAGCAGTGTAGACCTTGAATGTTCCATTACCGGAATAATACCTCCTCCCAGTGTCACCAGACGAATTGCTGAATGGATCTACGCCAATTTCATCGAAATCAACGAGGCAAATCGAAAGTATGTCGAGCttgagttgaagtttgGGACCATCATGGACAAAGTCTCCCGGAACAGAATCGCAATTCTGGTGTCAACCGAATGTATATACACGGACGCATCGAGCATATTCTTTGAAAGTGGCATCCATCAAGTGGGATTCGAAGATATgctcaagttcttggaagaaTTAGAGAAAACGTACCAAGAAGATTTAAAACTGCAGCCTCCCGGCAAGCCTCGTCGAAAGTTCAACATCCTTGAAACCGACGTCACGGACTCCATCTACTACACGCGAGGCAGAAATGAACAGCCCAAATCGGTGAGAATATCAAAAGATAATCTTTTAAATCCTCCACGGTACACGGCAATTAACAAGCAACGGATCTCAGACTTGTACATACACAATCCCTCGTCAATGTATGACTTACGCTTGTCGCTTTCATTGGAAAACCCCGTACCAAACGAGGAAATCGAGCTGATCATGAAGAAACTGAAGCCTAGTAAAGTAAGAATTAAGCAACGGAATACTTTTACCCACCGGCCCACCATCACTCAGTTCGACTTCACGAGGGTGACATCGCCCAAGGAGCTGAAAAATACCCAAACTGGCAAGCGAGTTATTGATAACGAAAAGTCGTATGAGgtagaacttgaaatcgATGTGGCAGAGCTATTTGCAGGTTTTGATATGTTCAAGAGCGGTACAAACGCCATTAGGTTCGAGGAATTGGTCGAGGTTTTTATCAACAATGCCCGGTCTTTGAACAATCGGGtcaccaagttggccaaatGA
- the IDP2 gene encoding NADP-dependent isocitrate dehydrogenase (COG:C; EggNog:ENOG503NVZ4), with protein MAQKIKVTNPIVEMDGDEMTRIIWQFIKDKLILPYLDVDLKYYDLGMEYRDETDDKVTMDAANAILKYGVGVKCATITPDEARVKEFNLKKMWLSPNGTLRNVLGGTVFREPIVIDNIPRIVPSWEKPIIIGRHAYGDQYKATDVVIDQPGELSLVFKPADGSAPQVHKVFDYEGAGVALSMYNTDKSITDFAESSFKFALDRKLNLFSSTKNTILKRYDGKFKDIFEGLYASKYQAEFEKNGIWYEHRLIDDMVAQMLKSKGGYVIAMKNYDGDVQSDIVAQGFGSLGLMTSVLMTPDGKAFESEAAHGTVTRHYRQHQQGKETSTNSIASIFAWTRGIIQRGKLDDTPDVSQFGEALEKAVIDTVALDSVMTKDLALTQGKTDRSSYVTTEEFIDAVKVRLDKNLA; from the coding sequence ATGGCACAAAAAATCAAAGTGACTAACCCCATTGTGGAAATGGATGGTGATGAGATGACCAGAATCATCTGGCAGTTCATTAAGGATAAGTTGATCTTACCTTATTTGGACGTGGATTTGAAGTACTATGATTTGGGTATGGAGTACAGAGATGAAACCGATGACAAAGTCACCATGGACGCTGCCAACGCCATTTTGAAGTACGGAGTCGGTGTCAAGTGTGCCACCATTACACCAGATGAAGCCAGAGTTAAGGAATTCAACCTTAAGAAGATGTGGCTCTCTCCCAACGGAACCTTGAGAAATGTTCTCGGGGGTACCGTTTTCAGAGAACCTATTGTCATCGACAACATTCCAAGAATTGTACCCAGCTGGGAGAAGCCAATTATCATTGGTAGACATGCTTATGGGGACCAGTATAAGGCCACCGACGTGGTTATTGACCAACCAGGTGAATTGTCATTGGTGTTTAAGCCTGCTGATGGAAGTGCTCCTCAAGTACACAAAGTGTTTGACTACGAAGGTGCTGGAGTGGCCTTGTCGATGTACAATACCGATAAGTCCATCACCGACTTTGCTGAgtcttctttcaagtttgCCTTGGACCGTaagttgaatttgttttcgtccaccaagaacaccattttgaagaggTACGACGGTaaattcaaagatatcTTTGAAGGGTTGTATGCATCCAAATACCAGGCTGAATTCGAGAAGAACGGTATCTGGTATGAGCATAGATTAATCGATGACATGGTGGCACAAATGTTGAAGTCTAAAGGTGGATATGTCATTGCCATGAAAAACTACGATGGTGATGTGCAATCTGATATCGTGGCCCAGGGATTTGGttctttgggtttgatGACTTCGGTGTTGATGACTCCAGATGGAAAGGCTTTTGAAAGTGAAGCGGCCCACGGAACCGTCACCAGACATTACAgacaacatcaacaaggtaAGGaaacctccaccaactcaaTTGCCTCCATTTTTGCTTGGACCAGAGGTATCATCCAGAGAGGTAAGTTGGATGACACCCCCGACGTTAGTCAATTCGGCGAAGCCTTGGAAAAGGCTGTCATTGATACAGTTGCGTTGGACAGCGTCATGACCAAGGATTTGGCCTTGACTCAGGGAAAGACCGACAGATCTTCTTATGTGACCACTGAGGAGTTTATTGATGCTGTAAAGGTTAGAttggacaagaacttggcctAG